The genome window TGATCAAATTGGATTATTTATAATTACAGAATTTTATTATTGTAAAGAAAATTACGGAAATTGTACATCCATCATTCCCACATCGGAGGAGAGGCACTGTTTAAAGGACTGGCTCCATCTAATGTTTAATATGAGGAGTGCAAATGCAAGTTGAATTTAAGATTCTTATGCGGGGCGTTGTCAGCAATATTTGTCCGTggttttgacacccctgaattgTTGTTGATGTCAAATGTGTCTTGTAGTCATCCTCCATTGCGTCAAGTCACTTCCACTTagactaaaaaatgacataagacATCCTGTCTTATgtcatcgtgaccggacgtttcgtcgaaagacgtttggtccccggacgtttggtccccggacgtttggtcgaccagacgtttggtcgagcggacgtttggtcgagcggacgtttggtcgaccagacgtttggtccccagacgtttggtccccggacgtttggtccccggacgtttggtccccggacgtttggtccccggacgtttggtccccggacgtttggtcgatcggacatttggtagaacggacgggccgtcaaccggacatttggtccctggacgtttggtcgatcggacatttgttagaacggacgggccgtgaaccggacgtttggtcgccgggttcgctcgctgtcaaattatgagagagagagagagagagtttactgttgaaagcgagcaaccaggtaatctctcgctctcaaaattataatcatgagagagagagagagtccgttctaccaaacgtccgatcgaccaaacgtccggggaccaaacgtctttcgacgaaacgtccgagttcCCATTTTTTAGTCACGAGTCATAACAATTAGAGGACAGCAGTCTTGACTTAGGTCATACCCTTTGGAGACTTTTCTGTAAATGTCCATccttgcattgaacaaaaaaaattgagaggAAAGCATAAACTGGGCTGGAGTtgcctgttcttttttttttcttcagccaAAGGCTTCCTTCGCTTTAAGTATTGATGCTGTTGGAGCCATTACTGAGGACCGACCCCTTGGTGACCTCCGTGCTGACGGTGGAGAGCGGCACGCTCTCGTACCTCTCCGCCACCCCCCAGCAGCGGCAGTGCAACAGGGTGGCCTTGAGCTGCTTCTGGAAGTTGTTGTTGAGGAACCCGTAGATGACCGGGTTGATACACGTGGAGGCCATGGCGGCCAGGTGGCAGAAGGAGAAAATCAGGTCGTGGCCGCATCTGGGGATGGCCTCGTAGTTCCAGTCGAAGACCGCGTTGAAGATATTGAGGGGGAGCCAGGAGACGGCGAAGGCCACCACGATGGAGACCAACAAGACGTTGATCCTGGTGGCGCCTTTGATATTCTTCTGCGCCGCGTTGCGCCCGCGCTCCACCATTTCCTTCCTCCGGCGCAGCCGCAGATAGATGTGAAGGTAGCACGAGACCACCAGGAAGAGGGGGAGCAGGTACTGGAAGACCAGCAGAGAGGTGGTGTAGGCCCGCCGCGCTTCCACCGACGGCCACAGCTCCATGCACACCAGTTTCTGGTCCATGGGGAACGGGACGGTCAGGTTCTCCAAGGGCGAGGCCAGGACGCCGTACTTGAGGAACGGCGCCGAGACGAGGCAGGCGGTGATCCAGGTGAGCGCCACGGCCAGGTAAGACTGCCTGGCCGCCGGCTTCCACCCGGTGGGGTGAACGATGAGCTGGTAGCGCTCCAGCGCGATGAGGACCAGCGAGAAGATGGAGACGGTGACCGATATGCACTGGATGAAGGGCGTGAGCTTGCACAGGGCCTCGCCCAGGATCCAGCGGTCCATTAGCGTGTAGACGATGGTGACCGGCAGACACACCACGCACATGAGGATGTCGGAGAAGGACAGGTTGGCGATGAGAATGTTAGTGACGTTGCGCATCTCCTTGTGCCTGGCGATGACCAGCACCAGGCAGGCGTTGCCCAGCAGGCCCAGCGCCAACACGGCGCTGTACGCCACGATCAGGAAGGTGGTGGCGCTCAACGAGAGCGAGCAGTCCTCGGTGAAATCCCACGGGATCTCTTTCCAAGACCCGCTCTGGTGGTAGTTGCTGTTGGCCGGTTGCTCCATCGGCGTCTGGTCTTCCCAACTAGTACACTGCCGACCTTCACAGTGAACGGGGAGATTTGGCATGGGTCGTTTTCAGAAGTAGCGCTCGTCTCCGGAGCCTATCTTTGTTTTTCTCTGGGCGGGCGTCTTCATTTTATACCTGTGTGAAAAAGAAAGTTCTCATCATGAAACGGGAATTCCTCCAAGCCGAGAATGCTACTCGCagaatcgtgtgcggtcgattggccaccggtcttttggtcgccgtcttttggtcgccccgactgcgacaacgggcgaccaaaagaccggtgaccaaaagaccggcgacaaaacaaggtaaaacaacactgtctacgcatcaataaaagccaacaatggccatgagcagtttcactgagccaacgtgtgagtgtagaagaagagtttgtatgtacatgcgttgtccctttaagaagcgacgtcagtcagggtcttaacaagttctccaacaaaaaacaataaaagtccgggaaatttggagcttttctttagcctaataattactagggcattaagtatgactaaatagtatttcgcagtttgtatttagggaatttgagcaacaatttaaatggtaattatcaataaccttttgggcgaccaaacgaccgagtaccccgaGAATGCTACTCGCAGAATATATAGCGGCATTTTCATTTGCACGTATTCGTCTTGGCGCATCGGCTAGTCAAGATTTTCGAGCGCCTCTAAAATAGCATGTGATTTCCAGCATAATGATGGAGATAATAACTGCTCTGAGACAATCACTACGTCTCACCGCTTCAATCTTCGAGTGGGAGAACGCCAAGGAACAAAGATTCCAAAATAGCCATTGATATCATCGTTCTCATCACTCCATCGTTCTAAAAAGGGCCAAACTGTAAAAAATAGGAGTTCCATCTCTTGTTCATGGCAAGCAACTAGTAAATAAAGCTATGCTTTtatgttcaataaaaaaaacaggagctTCTTTAATGTCAATGTTTGCCAAAATGACTTCTCGGAAAACGAGTCTATTAGACAAACAAAAACGGAACAAAACGATGTGTTTGTGTACGTATTCATTTCCCTGCTTATGAATTCTGGTTAGTCCGCCGCCCAGTTCCGCAAAATATGCGTCTCTCGTATCATATCTATGTGAACAAAATTAAATCAACAGATATATTAGCTTACATTTAAAGCGCCCGGAAAGCAGATAGCTGTTGGCAGGTGGGAATTAAATTGCTGCTGGCTATATCTTTATGTCCTATTGTTGGACAGCGTTTGGCTGGCGGGATTACAAAATGTGGACTAAAAGCTCTTTTGACTTTTTGTCCAATTAAGTGAAGACCTTTACTTGTATTATTAAAAGGAAAATCATTGAAGAAAACGGATTATGCGGGTATTTAGACCCCATCAGTTTCTGAGTAACTCTGAAATATTTAAAAGGTTTAAAAGTACTGGTTTAATGTGTTGCTAAGAAACACAGGTAGATCGTCtacctcattaaaaaaataaattagaccCATTATAACGACACTTGGGGCTCTTTTTTTCGTGACGAATGCAAATGTCCATTGGTGCTTGGAGGTCTTCAAAGTGGGATTTTTAAATTGACGTACAGTACTGCGCCCTTGAGGTGCAAACTGGTTATTTTATCCAATTTAGTGTGACATTCTCAGCGATTGATGATAAAAAATCTCACCCCAGTAACGTCTACTTCAATGATTCATATTCGTTTTGGAGATTGTTTGCGAAGGCtgccccaaaataaaataaaaaaataaaaaatacaaacgaAATTTGGGATATTCTAATTGgattacaaaaagatttttacaCTTTTGGGAAAAGTTTAACACGATAAAGTTATTCAATCTAAAGATTATAAATTGGGATATGATGGAAATTccggatgatttttttttggttcaattCTATATTAAATCTCTTAACAAAGGATATCCATCATCtaacacacaggtgtcaaagtggcggcccgggggccaaatctggcccgctgcatcattttgtgcggcccgagaaagtaactcatgagtgccgattttctgttttaggatcaaattcaaatgaagagtatagatgtatattacatttcctgattttccccttttttaaatcaaacattgcaatttttaatccaaattttttcttttgtgtttttagttcaaaatgcattttgtaaaatctaaaaatagatatacaaatattttccgttttccactttaaaaaaatattgtttccatttgaaataaaaaataacacattttccatgactaagaaaaaaaagctcaaataaacatagttttagatctataaaaacagactatttagggattttgacccagttcttttaatccaatttctacattttagatctaaaatggtccggcccacatgaaatggcataGACgttaatattttccattttccactaaaaaaaaaaatattttctttccacttgaaataaaaaaaacatgattaaaagacattttccattactaagaaaaaaaagctcaaataaacattgttttagatctataaaaacggactatttagggcttttgatccaattcttttaatccgattttaataataaaaaaaaaaatctagatattagatctaaaatggtccggcccacatgaaatggcattgacgttaGTTAAactgcaaaccaacccgagtttgacacccttaatCTAAGACGTTAGAGCACCCACACACTGGcggaaagaacaaaaacaacagatCTGGCTCTGGACTTGCTCATGGACAACAAATGGGACGCAGCAGTGGCGGAAGAGAAAGATGACAGGCTGAAAACGTGTGAAAGTAGCAATCTGCGTGCACGTGTCGCGTCCTACCCGCCACCCGCGCCATCCTGCTTTGGGCTGTTTGTAGACCATAGTCAAATgtttgcatgtgcatgtgtCGGGTTAGATATCTCAGGTGACTTTTCTGCCAACAACTGCCTACTATGGgggcactgggaaaaaaaaaatccacactgacGTACTACTCTTTGCTTTTCACAAAGTATCGcatgatgaaaataaaatacgttGAAGTAAAAATTTTctgggttgaaaaaaaatggcccaaaaatagACTTTTAGCCAATAcagtgtcattaaaaaaatacatagttcTACTCTTTCTAAGGACAGTTAAAAGACGGTGTTAATAAATATCAGTCTGTACGTTAGAAGTGATCTTTAGTTTCTTACCGGGCTGAAGTCTTGAAGTCTTGGGTGATGACTTGGAGCCTCCAGGTGAGCCCAAAAATGCCAGAGAGTTTGTGTGGAtgtctgagagagagagaaaaaaggtaGCTGCTCCAAATGGAAGGCAGCTCAGATCCTCCTTAAAGCGACCTCACTCGCATCCTCGCACTCTGACGACGATGTGATTGGGAACATGTTACATAATCAATTCCTCCGTGGCGCACCCTCGCGCACGCGCAACCAGGACGCCCCCCCCGATCCGAAAGTCGCGTACACGCGGAGCTGTAGGACATGAAATGATGAGAAATTTGCACACAAGGTCTGCTTCCAGGCTCATACATGTGGACGTCATTATCGCGTTCTGACAAAACTAATTTCACATGTTATTTATCTacatttcttccttt of Stigmatopora argus isolate UIUO_Sarg chromosome 5, RoL_Sarg_1.0, whole genome shotgun sequence contains these proteins:
- the npy8br gene encoding neuropeptide Y receptor Y8b, producing the protein MPNLPVHCEGRQCTSWEDQTPMEQPANSNYHQSGSWKEIPWDFTEDCSLSLSATTFLIVAYSAVLALGLLGNACLVLVIARHKEMRNVTNILIANLSFSDILMCVVCLPVTIVYTLMDRWILGEALCKLTPFIQCISVTVSIFSLVLIALERYQLIVHPTGWKPAARQSYLAVALTWITACLVSAPFLKYGVLASPLENLTVPFPMDQKLVCMELWPSVEARRAYTTSLLVFQYLLPLFLVVSCYLHIYLRLRRRKEMVERGRNAAQKNIKGATRINVLLVSIVVAFAVSWLPLNIFNAVFDWNYEAIPRCGHDLIFSFCHLAAMASTCINPVIYGFLNNNFQKQLKATLLHCRCWGVAERYESVPLSTVSTEVTKGSVLSNGSNSINT